The following are encoded in a window of Cyprinus carpio isolate SPL01 chromosome A13, ASM1834038v1, whole genome shotgun sequence genomic DNA:
- the LOC109092167 gene encoding LOW QUALITY PROTEIN: urokinase-type plasminogen activator-like (The sequence of the model RefSeq protein was modified relative to this genomic sequence to represent the inferred CDS: inserted 2 bases in 1 codon) — protein sequence MKCILVILLLTCTLCFIESIKSPREKNTSNRVKDKCILDGSKESKTEVSVTVSGRICLPWNSIRYRNNPFYNCYHNYCRNPDNQIQPWCIVRKXNRYVREYCDITNRKMKPSTLSLPKSDPSKQDTESSCGERHLNLITKIIGGKRSKVESQPWIAAIFKGVGFICGGTLIAPCWVLTAAHCFPGGKNTQIKKYSVYLGKNAINETNSVKEQQFVVSKLVVHEDFDYTTENYNNDIALLKIVDSNGQCAVRTDSVRTACLPPFQKRLPAGFYCEIAGYGRHQKGGFEYSRYLKQAQVRLISQNDCQNKYYSKDEVNKNMLCAADRNWEKDACQGDSGGPLVCEVNNTMFLFGIISWGKECSKKFNPGVYTKVTNYNNWISLHTGLPKYTAGSRYPQKD from the exons ATGAAGTGTATACTCGTGATATTACTGTTGACATGCACCCTGTGCTTTATTGAATCA atTAAAAGCCCTCGGGAAAAAAACACTTCTAATCGAGTAAAAG ATAAGTGCATACTAGATGGAAGCAAGGAAAGCAAAACCGAAGTGTCAGTGACAGTCAGTGGGCGGATATGTCTACCGTGGAATTCCATCCGATACAGAAACAACCCATTCTATAACTGCTATCATAACTACTGCag GAATCCAGATAATCAGATACAGCCATGGTGCATTGTAAGGAA AAATCGTTATGTACGGGAATACTGTGACATTACCAACAGGAAAATGAAACCAA GCACACTGAGTCTACCAAAATCTGACCCATCAAAGCAGGACACAG AATCATCATGTGGGGAGCGACACTTAAACCTCATTACAAAGATAATAGGAGGAAAAAGGTCAAAGGTTGAGTCACAGCCTTGGATTGCAGCTATCTTTAAAGGAGTTGGATTCATTTGTGGAGGAACCCTTATTGCTCCATGCTGGGTTCTCACTGCAGCCCACTGCTTCCCTGGCGG TAAGaacacacaaataaagaaatactcaGTCTATCTGGGAAAGAATGCCATCAATGAAACCAATTCTGTCAAAGAGCAGCAGTTCGTCGTGAGCAAACTTGTGGTTCATGAGGACTTTGATTACACAACTGAAAACTACAATAACGACATTG CTCTTTTGAAGATAGTGGACAGCAATGGACAATGTGCAGTGCGGACAGACTCTGTGAGAACTGCATGTCTTCCCCCTTTCCAGAAGAGGCTTCCTGCAGGATTCTACTGTGAGATTGCTGGCTATGGAAGACATCAAAAGG GAGGCTTTGAGTACTCTCGATATCTGAAACAGGCCCAGGTGAGGCTTATTTCCCAGAATGATTGCCAGAACAAGTATTACAGCAAGGACGAGGtcaataaaaatatgttgtgtgCAGCTGATAGAAACTGGGAGAAAGATGCTTGCCAG gGTGACTCAGGAGGGCCTCTGGTGTGTGAAGTAAATAACACCATGTTCCTATTCGGTATAATTAGCTGGGGAAAAGAGTGTTCAAAAAAGTTTAACCCAGGAGTTTACACAAAAGTCACCAACTACAACAACTGGATCTCACTGCATACTGGTTTACCCAAATATACAGCAGGTTCCAGGTATCCCCAAAAGGATTAA